From Silurus meridionalis isolate SWU-2019-XX chromosome 14, ASM1480568v1, whole genome shotgun sequence, a single genomic window includes:
- the LOC124397148 gene encoding acid-sensing ion channel 2-like: MMELKDSCASEGSHETESAGTGNLSGPLSWHVFAQRSTLHGLRYVFPHRRSSALRRVLWSAALLACLGLLALEGAERVAHFLSYPHVASVGAVPATSLVFPAVTVCNLNAYRFTRLTRNDLYHAGELLALLDVHLHVPEPHLAEPHVLDFLAEHANFSGFRPKPFSMREFTERVGHDLHEMMLYCRYEGQECSHRDFKTVSLLIFFSFHLQSQEKAD; the protein is encoded by the coding sequence ATGATGGAGCTGAAAGACAGCTGTGCCAGCGAGGGCAGCCATGAAACAGAAAGCGCTGGCACAGGCAACCTGTCAGGCCCCTTGTCCTGGCATGTGTTTGCCCAACGCAGCACGCTACACGGCCTGCGATACGTTTTCCCACACCGCCGCTCCTCAGCCCTGCGACGCGTTCTCTGGAGTGCAGCTCTTCTGGCCTGTCTCGGCCTGCTAGCGCTGGAGGGTGCGGAACGTGTAGCCCACTTCCTATCGTATCCCCATGTCGCCAGCGTGGGCGCCGTGCCCGCGACGAGCCTAGTGTTCCCGGCCGTCACCGTGTGCAACCTAAATGCTTACCGCTTCACACGTCTCACACGAAATGACCTCTACCATGCAGGAGAACTGCTGGCACTGCTTGACGTACATCTGCATGTACCCGAGCCACACCTGGCCGAGCCCCACGTGCTTGACTTTCTCGCAGAGCACGCCAATTTCAGTGGCTTCCGGCCCAAACCGTTTAGCATGCGCGAGTTCACCGAGCGCGTCGGACATGACCTCCACGAGATGATGCTTTATTGCCGCTATGAGGGCCAGGAGTGCAGCCACCGGGACTTCAAAACCGTGAGTCTCctgattttttttagttttcatttgcAGAGCCAGGAAAAGGCAGACTGA
- the LOC124397149 gene encoding acid-sensing ion channel 2-like: protein MMELKDSCASEGSHETESAGTGNLSGPLSWHVFAQRSTLHGLRYVFPHRRSSALRRVLWSAALLACLGLLALEGAERVAHFLSYPHVASVGAVPATSLVFPAVTVCNLNAYRFTPTPGRAPRA from the exons ATGATGGAGCTGAAAGACAGCTGTGCCAGCGAGGGCAGCCATGAAACAGAAAGCGCTGGCACAGGCAACCTGTCAGGCCCCTTGTCCTGGCATGTGTTTGCCCAACGCAGCACGCTACACGGCCTGCGATACGTTTTCCCACACCGCCGCTCCTCAGCCCTGCGACGCGTTCTCTGGAGTGCAGCTCTTCTGGCCTGTCTCGGCCTGCTAGCGCTGGAGGGTGCGGAACGTGTAGCCCACTTCCTATCGTATCCCCATGTCGCCAGCGTGGGCGCCGTGCCCGCGACGAGCCTAGTGTTCCCGGCCGTCACCGTGTGCAACCTAAATGCTTACCGCTTCACAC CCACACCTGGCCGAGCCCCACGTGCTTGA